From the Phycisphaeraceae bacterium genome, one window contains:
- the xylA gene encoding xylose isomerase, with translation MREYFPNVFEVAFEGADSRHPLAFKHYDAEALIAGKSMKEHLRFAASYWHCMKGSGADPFGVGCRTMPWLDAADPMTAAHQTMDAMFEFTSKLTIPFWCFHDRDIAPERDTLAQANKDLDELVDHAGQLQKSTGIELLWGTACLFIHPRFMAGAGTSPSADVFAHAGAQIKKALEATHRLGGHGYVFWGGREGYDTLLNTDLTRELDNMARLLHMAVDYKKEIGFEGQFYIEPKPKEPTTHQYDYDAQSCHAFLLKYGLEKHFKLNIEANHATLAGHSFHHELAYAAANNLLGSIDANRGDTLIGWDTDQFPTNLYDTTLAMLTVLRAGGLTTGGLNFDAKLRRQSTEPIDLVYAHIGGMDAFARGLKIAARIIADGRIDQLVSERYANWDSPLGKTIESGKATLADLEAHALRTNITSAPVGRQELLENLLNESI, from the coding sequence ATGCGCGAGTACTTCCCCAACGTGTTCGAAGTTGCGTTCGAGGGTGCCGATTCGCGTCATCCTCTGGCGTTTAAGCATTATGACGCTGAGGCTCTGATCGCTGGCAAGTCGATGAAGGAGCACCTGCGGTTCGCGGCTTCCTACTGGCACTGCATGAAGGGCTCGGGTGCTGATCCGTTTGGCGTGGGCTGCCGCACGATGCCCTGGCTCGACGCGGCTGATCCGATGACCGCTGCCCACCAGACCATGGACGCCATGTTCGAGTTCACCTCGAAGCTGACGATTCCTTTTTGGTGCTTTCACGACCGGGACATCGCTCCCGAGCGCGACACGCTGGCGCAGGCCAACAAGGACCTCGACGAACTCGTTGATCACGCTGGTCAGCTCCAGAAGTCGACCGGGATCGAGCTGCTCTGGGGCACCGCGTGCCTGTTCATCCACCCGCGTTTTATGGCTGGAGCGGGGACCAGCCCGTCTGCTGATGTTTTTGCGCACGCCGGGGCTCAGATCAAGAAAGCCCTCGAGGCCACGCACCGCCTCGGCGGGCACGGCTACGTCTTCTGGGGCGGGCGTGAGGGCTACGACACGCTGCTCAACACCGATCTCACCCGCGAGCTCGACAACATGGCCCGACTTCTGCATATGGCTGTCGATTACAAAAAGGAGATCGGCTTCGAGGGGCAGTTCTACATCGAGCCTAAACCCAAGGAACCCACCACGCATCAGTACGACTACGACGCCCAGTCGTGCCACGCCTTCCTGCTCAAGTACGGCCTCGAAAAACACTTTAAACTCAACATCGAAGCCAACCACGCCACGCTGGCGGGGCACTCGTTCCACCACGAACTCGCCTACGCCGCCGCCAATAATCTGCTAGGTTCCATCGACGCCAACCGAGGCGACACCCTCATCGGCTGGGACACCGACCAGTTCCCCACCAACCTCTACGACACGACGCTCGCCATGCTCACCGTCCTCCGCGCCGGCGGGCTCACCACCGGCGGGCTGAACTTCGACGCCAAACTCCGCCGGCAATCCACGGAACCGATCGACCTTGTGTACGCGCACATAGGCGGGATGGACGCCTTCGCCCGTGGACTCAAGATTGCCGCCAGGATCATCGCTGACGGCCGCATCGATCAGCTCGTCAGTGAACGCTACGCCAACTGGGATTCACCCCTGGGCAAGACCATCGAGTCCGGCAAAGCCACCCTCGCCGATCTCGAAGCTCACGCCCTCAGAACCAACATCACCTCCGCACCCGTTGGCCGCCAGGAACTCCTCGAAAACCTCCTCAACGAGTCCATCTGA